A stretch of Toxoplasma gondii ME49 chromosome V, whole genome shotgun sequence DNA encodes these proteins:
- the GPM1 gene encoding glucosephosphate-mutase GPM1 (encoded by transcript TGME49_285980~Product name based on PMID:12925131;18336823.) has translation MGAKASRMRTKEEACRGSANPSHKGLPADQILSRPTTAYQDQKPGTSGLRKKTKVFMQKDYLANFAQSVFNCLPEEEKKGGTLLVSGDGRFFSHEAIYEICSIAAGNGVGRVWIGLNGLASTPACSAIIRERENGICFGGFLLTASHNPGGIDEDFGVKYDTANGAPGYEALMNEVWEKSKTISTIKYAKLPKFSIDKLGVQVNIDGAFQVEVIDPIEDWLKLMKEAFHFPAIKRLLALPHFSFVYDSMHGVSGPYAEKLFIEEFGAKRECLMRQDPLPDFGGHHPDPNLTYAEELVAKMKVLHPDQVDASTPLFGAAGDGDCDRNMILGRGFFVTPSDSVALIALYAEKCIPYFFVDKATGKGGLTGLARSMPTSRALDNVAKKLNKDVYETPTGWKYFTNLMDASRISICGEESFGTGSVHVREKDGLWAVLAWLSILAYRNGCMGDVEKERELLQEGKSVDVSPPATKETDFVSVQQIVEEFWKEYGRNFYCRYDFENKDSASAHEMLQALEELSKSSPAEITGKVASHVDENLLKEMEIESMDWFKYTDPVDKQVSDHQGVRLFLKGGSRIIWRLSGTGSTGATIRVYMERYEPDASKVLQDERTALKDIAAFALQFCDMKKYIGTETPTVIT, from the exons ATGGGGG CCAAGGCAAGCAGGATGCGCACCAAGGAGGAGGCCTGCAGGGGGTCTGCAA atcCATCCCACAAAGGCTTGCCTGCAGATCAGATTCTCTCGAGGCCCACCACGGCGTATCAAGATCAGAAGCCCGGAACCTCGG GTCTCcgcaaaaaaacaaaggTGTTCATGCAGAAGGACTATCTTGCGAACTTTGCCCAG AGTGTTTTCAATTGTCTccccgaggaagagaagaaaggcggcaCACTGCTTGTCAGTGGCGACGGGCGATTCTTCTCTCATGAGGCGATCTACGAAATTTGCTCAATCGCAGCTGGAAACGGCGTCGGTCGCGTCTGGATCG GTCTCAATGGGCTCGCGTCAacccctgcatgcagtgccaTCATTCGAGAGCGCGAAAATGGAATTTGCTTCGGAGGGTTTCTCCTCACTGCGTCTCATAACCCTGGCGGCATCGACGAGGATTTTGGTGTCAAGTACGACACTGCCAATGGCG CCCCTGGGTACGAGGCCCTCATGAACGAGGTGTGGGAGAAATCCAAAACGATTTCGACGATCAAATACGCAAAGCTTCCGAAATTCTCTATCGACAAGCTCGGCGTCCAAGTCAACATCGATGGAGCTTTTCAG GTCGAAGTCATTGACCCCATCGAGGACTGGCTGAAGCTGATGAAGGAGGCCTTCCACTTCCCTGCAATCAAGAGGCTGTTGGCTCTCCCCCATTTCTCCTTCGTGTATGATTCAATGCATGGCGTCTCCGGTCCGTATGCCGAGAAGCTTTTCATTGAAGAATTCGGCGCAAAACGGGAGTGTCTCATGAGACAGGATCCCCTA ccgGATTTCGGAGGTCACCACCCAGACCCGAATTTGACTTACGCGGAAGAGCTGGTGGCGAAAATGAAAGTTCTACACCCCGACCAAGTTGATGCATCGACTCCGCTATTCGGAGCTGCTGGAGATGGCGACTGTGACCGCAACATGATTCTCG GGCGGGGATTTTTTGTCACACCGTCAGACAGCGTCGCCCTCATTGCTCTCTACGCTGAGAAGTGCATCCCGTACTTCTTCGTTGATAAGGCGACTGGGAAGGGAGGCCTGACGGGTTTGGCGCGTTCGATGCCGACTTCGCGTGCTCTCGATAACGTCGCCAAGAAACTCA ACAAAGACGTCTACGAAACACCCACAGGTTGGAAGTATTTCACGAACTTGATGGACGCGAGTCGCATCAGCATTTGTGGCGAAGAGTCTTTCGGCACAGGAAGCGTCCACGTCCGAGAGAAAGATGGGCTCTGGGCGGTTCTTGCGTGGCTTTCAATTCTTGCGTACCGCAACGGCTGCATGGGTGATGTGGAGAAGGAACGTGAACTGTTGCAAGAAGGCAAATCTGTAGACGTCTCTCCTCCAGCTacgaaggaaacagactTTGTCTCCGTTCAGCAGATCGTCGAGGAATTCTGGAAAGAATATGGCAGAAACTTCTATTGCAG ataCGACTTTGAGAACAAAGACAGTGCGTCTGCACATGAGATGCTTCAAGCTTTGGAGGAACTGTCGAAGAGCTCCCCAGCTGAGATTACGGGCAAAGTCGCCTCTCACGTCGACGAGAATCTCTTGAAAGAAATGGAAATCGAGTCCATGGACTGGTTCAAGTACACCGACCCTGTCGACAAGCAGGTGTCTGACCACCAAGGCGTCCGGCTCTTCCTCAAGGGAGGCAGCCGCATCATTTGGAGGCTCTCAG GAACTGGAAGTACAGGGGCAACTATTCGGGTGTACATGGAGCGCTATGAGCCGGATGCGTCGAAAGTCCTGCAGGACGAGAGAACGGCTTTGAAAGATATTGCCGCGTTTGCTCTGCAGTTCTGCGACATGAAGAAATACATTGGCACTGAGACGCCAACTGTCATTACGTAA